A stretch of DNA from Trichoplusia ni isolate ovarian cell line Hi5 chromosome 9, tn1, whole genome shotgun sequence:
TTAACACCACTATCGATGATTAACCTCATAACCCATAATTAGTTTATCATTCAAATGTAATGTGATCGATCGGGACTTTCTTTCGCTGACTTTGTTTTATCTACCTTTGAgataaattaaagattttttgtctgagaaaaataaaataataatttacttaggCAAGACCTGGTATATTATTTAGTCTTTGAATTGCCTACATGTCAAAACTATTCATTCGTTTTTCTTCAGGATCTTTcttgaaagttttataaataatcctAAATTTGAGATAGTGTCATCGACCGCcgtttatagtttaaaataactattgtcaaaatattcttgatcaatcgttattttttactaattgcaatgaaaacaaaatgttgcATGAAtgtaaaacaatgtatttttttcaaactaaaCGTTACGTAGGCCaaatacttgtttgtttacAGTTATCATAATGCTAACAACTAACTTATTTCTAACGTACGGGTTTCGTTAATTTACGTAAATTTATATCAAGTCCATTGTGTACAAATGTTTAGCTAATTACCATTTAGACAAAAGGAATGTGAATTTCCTTGAAGataatgaagaaaaacaaacgCTCTTTACCCAATATCTTATCAAAAATTCTAAGTGGTATTAGTATCCCTGTAATCtgatattttagtaaaatcagTAGCATTTTAATACTTGATAAACAATGACAAACATTATTCGTAACGAGCATTGCACGTGAGTTTTTTTGACCGATATTAAGGGTGTCGCATATTATTTTTCAGAGATATAATCATGCAACTCAGAGTTCTATTTTATCCTTTGGACCTTTAAATCATTATCAGTCATCACAAATCTTATTTACGATTGAACAAATTCCTACATTATgatcttcaaattatttaatcttctgagtattaagtatgttataaaaAGGTAGTAAAAAAAAGTTCTCAGGAATACTAAGCGTTCAatgaaatgacaaaaataacaaatacatatcTATAAAAGTGAATGACCACTAAATAAGGTCCTGAGCAATTAAAGTCTATTAGGTTTGGTTATAATTAACATCAACGGATATGTTGAACCTCCTCTTGAACGataatgtagaaaatatatttataacaacttCTCCTTGTACCCAGGACGCAGTAATTGACTGGGCCCGAGACCATCGTATGCATCACAAGTACTCCGAAACTGATGCTGACCCCCACAACGCGACCCGAGGATTCTTCTTCTCCCACGTCGGTTGGTTGCTGGTCAGGAAACACCCGCAGATCAAGGCCAAAGGTCACACCATCGACCTCAGTGACCTTAAGAGTGACCCCATTCTTCGTTTCCAGAAGAAGTAAGTTAATCAAAAGTTTTGTTAGaaataatgaatttgtttttatcatcaaaaataTCTTAGAGCTCTTATCTAATATTAGTCGTTTTGGTTCATTTAagttagacaaaataaaaacagagttAAAAATAGACGAACACACGAAAAAAGATAAGTGACTTGTCTTGACGACAGTTCATACTTACCTTAGaagcaattatattttgatCTCTTATACAATAAGCctctaaaataacaatatcattttCAGGTACTACTTGACACTGATGCCCCTGATCTGCTTCATCTTACCGAGCTACATTCCAACCCTGTGGGGTGAATCTGCGTTCAACGCGTTCTTCGTATGCTCGATATTCCGCTACGTATACGTACTCAACGTCACTTGGCTTGTGAACTCCGCCGCCCACCTGTGGGGCAGCAAGCCTTACGACAAGAACATCAACCCCGTGGAAACCAGACCCGTATCACTCGTAGTACTCGGTGAAGGATTCCACAACTACCATCACACTTTCCCTTGGGACTACAAAACTGCAGAACTCGGCGACTACTCCCTTAACTTCACCAAAATGTTCATTGATTTCATGGCCAGTATCGGATGGGCATATGACCTAAAGACAGTCTCGACTGACGTCATCCAGAAGCGCGTGAAGAGGACCGGCGACGGTAGCCACGCTGTATGGGGCTGGGACGATCACGAGGTTCATCAAGAGGACAAGAAGTTAGCTGCTATAATCAACCCAGAAAAGACTGAATAACCAAATTAGTCCATAACACAATTCCATTAGTTTTTAGATCGACGGGTGTATGCGTATTATACCAATGTGAGGGAAATGTGATAccagttatattttatttatttcttaattatttaatttgacataaTAATGGTTTATCAAGacttttagaattaattattagatttttaacaaaacaatgccCATCTGTTTTCATtcgacagaaaataaaaatagattttgttaaattgtGTTTCCTTGTTACCCATCTCTATACACATACATCTTTATACaaaaggaataataataatgatccCATAGGACAAATGACAAAACATCTATGCCAAAGATTGATGCTAGAGTTCTTTTACACCACGATAATATTAATTGGGATGCCATAGCCATAACCAAAGtcagaaacatttattattttagtccaAACAGTCCCTTTTTATTTTGGTTAGGCGTGGGAATTCTTATGGTCACCCTTGTCCTTGGATGTGTCAGACTCCTAACTACTAATCTTGGAGCTACGTCTAACCCCAGTTGGTCTGTGCGTAGCAATGCATTGCAAATCACAAGATCCAAAAGGTCCTATcgtttagaatttattttggttGCCAACATGGATGTACCCACaaatcttagatttttttaagacctAGCGAAAacgtttatacaaaaataaaagttgccCTTCAAATGTCGTGATTTTTCAAAGTTCATGATTTACTTGTAACATATGTAGGAGCATCGGCTGACAAAACATTGTTAGACAAGTAAAATGGATTCCCAGGCTTTTTTTAGACAAAGTTTCTTATATGTACCAACTAAGATAGAATTTTTCGTGACACATTGCGTCATTGCATGTTTTCACTTGCCCTATTGTTGGAAACACCTGTTTACTAAAATCCAAACTATTTTAGTGTCCAAAGCCAAGCTAATTTCGTCTCGTACTACATAGTACGTGTACGCACATTCTAATGTCATTTGAGATTCATTATGAAAGTGTGGGCGCGGCAGTTTGATCACAAAGATACATTATGATTATGACATTCGACACAGTATGGGCCATTTAACATATTAAGGTTTTTGAAAAGGCCagctataattataataagctaataaaattgtatgaagGGCATCTTTCCAGActgttttagattaaatttcttttgaagtaagaagtaattaatttgtttacgaaAAACAACGAATAAGAAATTAGAACCGTTAATTTCATCCTACTTAAGACCgcatgacataataatatgaagaaagaaaaaaagtagaCATTTTTTCAGtcataattgttaaaaataacgcCAATGACGCAATGACATGAGTATATACCCACTCGTTACATGAATGAACGCTTGCTCCAAGTTAGACCGTCGCAGCGGATATTTTGGGAGTGTTTGCAAAAAATGCAGAAAAACTgcttcaaaaattcaaattggaGAATTTTACACAGACATGGAGACTGCgatattcattttgtttagttCCTCTTTTCTTTACATCGTTTTAATATGCACACACATTATAATTCTCATTGGAAtagtacttttaaatttaataatttgtagaGTTGTTGGATTGATTTGCAATACCTGAGCTTTTGTCAATTACATGTCTTTTATTCTATCCTTCTTAAAACtcataatattaacaaaacgcCTTTCTTGGTTGTATGTCGCATCTTACTATGACAGGCTGTAATTTCAATTAGGGGTGGCCGTATGCCTGCACTGTATGGTTGCCGTCAATTTGACGGCTTGTTTAGATCAACTCAATTACTTTCTTATTCAGGGTGTTCTTTTTAGgaacgaaataatattattttcttttatgcaACTTATAGACTTTGTAGACAAGTCCACAGGTCTATTCGCTGTACTACTGTCtcttgttttcctttttatgaCTTTTTCCCTCTAACTTGCCTTTCAACATGGTTGCTCGATTGAAGAGATGACTCGAaagatggaaaataaaatagagaacTTTACGACCCTTTTGGAAAAAATGCCTGGAAAAACATCGTTAATGCATAATGCAGCAGGAAAATTCCCGTCTCTGAAATATTGCAAAGCGGAATTCGCAAATTACTCTCTCATTTCAACGAATCGGATTTCaaactgttttctattttcatttttccgTCGGAGGTAAAATTTAACACTTTCCATTACCTCATTATAATCTTTGATAATATTCTTGTTAACAGCTTCGTAATTCACTTTACTCCGATCGTGTAAAGATCAAAATCAATTTCTGCGTTAAGTTTAATGTGGATAATGAAATTTTACGTAATCGTCGCGCCTAATAACACTTAAAGCGTTTATTTGTGGgctgtacatttattttatcactacCCTGCATCACAATAAACGCGCTACGTAATATTAAAGGTAAAATTTTAGGGAAAAAGCTAAAATCGCTGAGTCACAACCAAAATGTAGCAAAAAGAATTTCTGGGCAACTTTCTTAATTTTCCGAACCTTGAAATTGATGAccttgttttaaagaaaatgtgaCAGCAATATAATGCCGACCacattttcatttcatgtttTAGAAAACTGATTTAGTGAACTTTTCTGGAATAAATGCCTAATCGTTTTTGGAAAGCCACGAATATAATGGTTGCCAGTCTTAAACGACGTGTTTAAATAGTTGCCTTTTTTCGTCTCTTAGgaaattctttatttgtacTTTTGGAAGGTATTTGTGATACGTTATAATGACATGAAGATTACGATTGAAATAGCAAAGTACATttcctaaataattaaattcaatacttAACCTGTATGAGTTCACTCGAGCGAGTAGAAACTTACCTAATTGTCTGTTTAGGCTTGTTCTGTTTTAATAGAGACGCTTTTGTAACTATTAACAAGTGACGATCGTAGAGAGCTACGAGTTAATTGCTACGAACAAAGTTGGCTACGTTTAACGCTACGGTAGAGAGAGAGTTACACCTTTAGTAAGTGATCACTGTCGTTATATAAGAACACTGCAAGGTAAAGCATcttataattaaatctttaatacagtacattttaaagaaaataatataataattaatcttaaatacagtaaatttcaaagaaaataataaaaagataataattaatgatattccacaactttctctcggcgccatctagtttcaaactaagcaaagcttgttttatgagtactagataactgattaACGTACTTGtgtatatctaaatacataccaATTGTATATAAAATACGCCATCGAGCCTTTTAGGTAGAGCAGATGGGGCAGCTTACCACTATACTCCTACATTAGCCAAAAACATCAGCTTGTGGTCGATCAAAGCTTAAAAATCATTTCTATTATTTAGTATGTTACTGCTCTTTCGTAAGTGTTTTTTTagtccagttttatttttaattttttctaatGGGCACACCGCTTTGAAAAAATACTAGTAACTTCACACGACATTAATAATTCAAAGTTTAAGAaacattgtgacgtcacaagaaaCAAGTGAAATAGCTCTATCAATAGTATATGTGATAAGTTTACTACATGTGACGTTAAAAGTAAATCTGTATCACAGTTACAACTTTACTGAGTGACACACGCCCTTTGCCTGTACTTTGAAGTTTTAAAGAAAGACGATTGGAATTGAGGAGGTGAGACGACGCAATACATTGTTTATAGTtgtgtctcgcttctacaactaCAAGTCTTATTAAAGAAGCTAATAGTAAGCGAACAGATAAAGTTTCCTTTTGTTCGTAGTTTTTCGAACTATTTGGAGACGTTACATTGAgtagaaataaatcatttgtagCGAGGTCTTTGGAGCTATTTATAGTTCTGGTTTCGAAAACTATTCTTCTTTTATTGAAAGATTTGAGGCCTATTTATACGTAAAAAATGGTGATATGGACTTGAAATATTGCTTATATGTTTTAGTCGTGGAATCTCCCTTGGGACTGCcaattacatataaatacatCCTTCTCAGACCACTAACGAGGTATCAGGCTGTAATCCCTACTCCCACGGTTATATAATAGGCTTTAACATTAACCCTCTAAATGctcaattataaaatttagctaaataattattagatttttagtaaTCAAGTTAAAGTCACCAATTTTAACATCACCCTGTATAAGGGAGTATCAAAGTGGTGGCGAAATTTCTTTTTATCAGTACTTCCCTATCGCTAGCCAGAGCGACACTGTCCGCACTCAATGGGCATTATCTAACATGTCGGCTTTATAGTGTAAAGGTCATTATAAAATGTAGTaagaatcaaaacaaatatcGTACTCGAGAAAAAGTGACACTTAAACGAGAATGTCGTTTATAAACGACAGCCAGTACGAAAACAATTCATTTTCTTTCTTCGGGCCCGTGGGGATGGCTTTTTTTGAAGATGGAACAGTTTTGGACGACACTTATCCGGTCAAAATAGTCGTGAGCTGTTTCTTGGGACTCTTCATGATGTTGAGCCTCATCGGCAACATTTGCACTTTGACGGTTATCGGCCGGGACCGCTCTATGAGGACGCCTACAAACTGCTATCTCGCAAACATCGCTTTAATAGACCTGCTGACCGCTCTATTCATCCCAATTGAAATATACATCATCTTTATCCCAGACTTCTATCCCTTAGGGGAAGTAGGCT
This window harbors:
- the LOC113497268 gene encoding acyl-CoA Delta(11) desaturase-like isoform X2, with the protein product MPPQGQTGGSWVLYETDAVNTDTDAPVIVPPSAEKREWKIVWRNVILMGMLHIGGVYGAYLFLTKAMWLTDLFAFFLYLCSGLGITAGAHRLWAHKSYKARLPLRLLLTLFNTLAFQDAVIDWARDHRMHHKYSETDADPHNATRGFFFSHVGWLLVRKHPQIKAKGHTIDLSDLKSDPILRFQKKYYLTLMPLICFILPSYIPTLWGESAFNAFFVCSIFRYVYVLNVTWLVNSAAHLWGSKPYDKNINPVETRPVSLVVLGEGFHNYHHTFPWDYKTAELGDYSLNFTKMFIDFMASIGWAYDLKTVSTDVIQKRVKRTGDGSHAVWGWDDHEVHQEDKKLAAIINPEKTE
- the LOC113497268 gene encoding acyl-CoA Delta(11) desaturase-like isoform X1; translated protein: MQNNMPPQGQTGGSWVLYETDAVNTDTDAPVIVPPSAEKREWKIVWRNVILMGMLHIGGVYGAYLFLTKAMWLTDLFAFFLYLCSGLGITAGAHRLWAHKSYKARLPLRLLLTLFNTLAFQDAVIDWARDHRMHHKYSETDADPHNATRGFFFSHVGWLLVRKHPQIKAKGHTIDLSDLKSDPILRFQKKYYLTLMPLICFILPSYIPTLWGESAFNAFFVCSIFRYVYVLNVTWLVNSAAHLWGSKPYDKNINPVETRPVSLVVLGEGFHNYHHTFPWDYKTAELGDYSLNFTKMFIDFMASIGWAYDLKTVSTDVIQKRVKRTGDGSHAVWGWDDHEVHQEDKKLAAIINPEKTE